A portion of the Sphingobacterium spiritivorum genome contains these proteins:
- a CDS encoding (deoxy)nucleoside triphosphate pyrophosphohydrolase → MKLPLKWEFPGGKIESGESKKDCLIREIKEELHLHIEVNEPLKMVEHHYTDFSLQLFPFVCSVRSGQLTPQEHAQALWVSKQQLMDYDWAEADIPIVKEFLLSELI, encoded by the coding sequence ATGAAATTACCCTTAAAATGGGAGTTTCCGGGAGGAAAAATAGAGTCCGGAGAAAGTAAAAAAGATTGCCTGATAAGGGAAATTAAAGAAGAATTACATCTGCATATAGAGGTAAATGAACCTTTAAAAATGGTAGAGCATCATTATACTGATTTTTCCCTGCAGTTATTTCCTTTTGTATGCAGCGTTAGAAGTGGACAACTCACTCCGCAAGAACATGCACAAGCCTTATGGGTTTCTAAACAGCAGCTGATGGACTATGACTGGGCAGAAGCAGATATTCCAATAGTGAAAGAATTCTTATTAAGTGAACTCATCTAA
- a CDS encoding response regulator transcription factor, translating to MIEIMITDDHPMVLEGLKNVLATEDDLNLAACFTDGASLISGLKKKQPDILLLDINLPDINSIELVAKLKSAHPEMKIIALSVHNEFAVINSMLTEGASGYIQKNASGAEIITGIQTVYNGGRFLCAQSKLIMDKKTAEGLRNVPKITRREKEILQEAAKGLTSTEIADVLFISTHTVESHRKNLIEKFKVKNIASVIGLALEYGLIRK from the coding sequence ATGATAGAAATTATGATCACAGATGACCATCCAATGGTATTGGAAGGTTTAAAAAATGTACTCGCTACAGAAGACGACCTCAATCTTGCAGCCTGCTTTACAGACGGAGCGTCTCTGATAAGCGGACTAAAGAAAAAACAACCCGATATTCTGCTGCTAGACATTAACCTTCCGGATATCAACAGCATAGAACTCGTCGCTAAACTCAAATCAGCACACCCTGAAATGAAGATTATAGCGCTCAGTGTACATAACGAATTTGCCGTTATCAACAGCATGCTGACTGAAGGTGCATCAGGCTATATTCAGAAAAATGCTTCAGGAGCCGAAATCATTACCGGTATTCAGACGGTATACAATGGAGGGCGTTTTCTTTGTGCGCAGTCAAAACTCATCATGGATAAGAAGACTGCCGAAGGTCTCCGCAATGTTCCCAAAATAACGCGTCGGGAAAAAGAAATACTACAGGAGGCAGCCAAAGGTCTTACCTCAACGGAAATTGCAGATGTACTCTTTATCAGTACCCATACGGTCGAAAGTCACCGTAAAAATCTTATTGAAAAATTTAAGGTAAAAAACATCGCCTCTGTTATCGGATTAGCTTTAGAATACGGATTGATCCGGAAATAA
- a CDS encoding sensor histidine kinase has protein sequence MNKSISIYLVSSILCIFLLFVSHICRAQSAIEEAEIRYKKAIPESTDQLMLAGKYAQTLFFNNRQEEAFRLLEKNIRVAEKKKDGQYAAYLNSIAAMNSRILNNKTASDQYIKKAKHFANETSDIITKGYVIYCEGWLQVRDEQEALAVKSFQNALTLLDKVPNTELVLNRKTAIYKELCTIYSNWKAYDLQKQYAEKTLEVAKIRQDPMSIFDAYMLMGYMYEQQHKENRTDQKALKAAEQYYLSAINTYQQQKNKMAIPSDLSFAAINLANLYMEFYPDSYREKSLNYAKLALEKGKETQQYTHVAAAYGILSEFSLQENKRDEAKDYLLASLAALMKENFIDQGVAMSLFQKLTELYEEEGDYKQAIHYYKQYIAAFEAVYNSEKMELGRRLEAQFEKERQKQLLIQMQLQADKKEQQLSLMHALSGQQMQQLENMKLNEENQKQQLEVVQLEAEKRGQELRLSRLETQQRANELFSSKQQLDYKTRINTFYFLLVCAFFISALLLLYAYRQRSKTLKQNENMHLLELAREKQNSKISNLTAMLEGQEAERSRLARDLHDGLGGLLSGTKIGLSRASEKAEKPDLKNAISSSLDQIDIAVQELRRVAHNLMPELLIKYGLQETITEYTARMSGEKLEVSAEFVNCTTPLNQERQILVYRIIQELVNNAIKHAEASQIIVQLSENDNRLHITVEDDGKGFDPKQLNGKKSAGMHNVETRLSFLKGKINIHSQHNIGTTIELDFPLDPNA, from the coding sequence ATGAACAAATCGATTTCTATTTATCTTGTCAGTAGTATATTATGTATATTCTTACTATTTGTATCCCACATATGTAGAGCTCAATCTGCTATAGAAGAGGCCGAAATCCGTTACAAAAAGGCTATCCCTGAAAGTACCGATCAACTTATGCTGGCAGGAAAATATGCGCAGACGCTTTTCTTCAATAATCGTCAGGAAGAGGCTTTCCGCTTATTGGAAAAAAACATCCGGGTGGCTGAAAAGAAGAAAGACGGTCAGTATGCGGCATATCTGAACAGCATCGCTGCAATGAACAGCCGCATACTCAACAATAAAACGGCTTCTGATCAATACATAAAAAAAGCAAAACACTTTGCCAATGAAACCAGCGATATCATTACAAAAGGCTATGTGATATATTGTGAAGGTTGGTTACAAGTGCGGGATGAACAGGAAGCTTTAGCTGTAAAAAGTTTTCAGAATGCTTTAACGTTACTTGACAAAGTGCCGAATACAGAACTGGTTCTTAACCGCAAAACAGCTATATATAAAGAACTTTGTACGATATATTCCAATTGGAAAGCATATGATCTTCAAAAACAGTATGCTGAAAAAACGCTGGAGGTTGCCAAAATAAGACAAGATCCCATGAGTATCTTTGACGCATATATGCTGATGGGATATATGTATGAGCAACAGCACAAGGAGAATCGTACTGATCAAAAAGCACTAAAAGCTGCTGAACAGTATTACCTCTCCGCCATTAACACCTATCAGCAGCAAAAAAACAAGATGGCGATTCCTTCAGATCTGTCCTTTGCTGCTATAAATCTGGCCAATCTGTATATGGAGTTTTATCCGGACTCTTATAGAGAAAAATCGCTGAACTATGCAAAGCTGGCACTGGAAAAGGGAAAGGAAACACAGCAATACACCCATGTCGCAGCCGCCTACGGAATCCTGTCTGAATTCAGCCTTCAAGAAAATAAACGTGACGAGGCTAAAGATTACCTTCTGGCATCATTAGCGGCATTAATGAAGGAAAATTTTATCGATCAGGGAGTTGCTATGAGTTTATTTCAAAAGCTAACTGAACTTTACGAAGAAGAAGGAGATTACAAACAGGCAATACATTACTACAAGCAATACATTGCTGCATTTGAAGCCGTATACAATTCAGAAAAAATGGAACTGGGGCGTCGTCTGGAAGCTCAGTTTGAAAAAGAAAGACAAAAGCAACTGCTTATTCAGATGCAATTGCAGGCCGACAAAAAAGAACAGCAGCTATCCCTTATGCATGCCTTATCCGGACAGCAAATGCAGCAGCTGGAAAACATGAAACTGAATGAGGAAAACCAAAAACAACAGCTGGAGGTCGTGCAGCTGGAAGCTGAAAAAAGAGGACAGGAACTCCGGCTTTCCCGTCTGGAGACGCAACAGCGGGCTAATGAGCTTTTTTCATCCAAACAGCAACTTGACTATAAAACCCGTATCAATACTTTTTATTTCCTGTTAGTTTGCGCATTTTTCATTAGTGCCCTCCTCCTTTTATATGCGTACAGGCAGCGCTCAAAAACATTGAAACAAAACGAAAACATGCATTTGCTGGAATTGGCAAGAGAAAAACAGAACAGCAAAATATCCAATCTTACAGCGATGTTGGAAGGCCAGGAAGCAGAAAGATCCAGGCTGGCCAGGGACCTGCATGACGGATTGGGAGGACTGCTATCCGGAACAAAAATCGGACTGTCCCGTGCCAGCGAAAAAGCTGAAAAACCTGATCTCAAAAATGCGATCAGCTCCTCTCTGGATCAGATAGATATTGCTGTACAGGAACTAAGAAGAGTCGCTCATAATCTTATGCCGGAATTGCTGATAAAATATGGCCTGCAGGAAACTATCACAGAATATACAGCACGAATGTCAGGCGAAAAACTAGAGGTTTCAGCCGAATTTGTAAATTGTACAACTCCACTCAATCAGGAGCGGCAGATATTAGTATACAGAATCATTCAGGAGTTGGTAAATAATGCCATAAAACATGCAGAAGCAAGCCAGATTATTGTACAGTTATCCGAAAATGATAACAGATTGCACATAACTGTTGAAGATGATGGCAAAGGATTTGATCCGAAACAACTAAACGGTAAAAAATCTGCTGGTATGCATAATGTGGAAACCCGGCTTTCATTTTTAAAAGGAAAAATAAATATTCATTCTCAACATAATATAGGTACAACAATAGAACTGGATTTTCCACTTGATCCCAACGCTTAA
- a CDS encoding GNAT family N-acetyltransferase, whose amino-acid sequence MSDTPILRQAGIADIDRIWTILQQAIELRKQDGSRQWQDGYPNLDTIRHDIESGYGHILFQEDAIIGYVAVIFDGEPAYDSLEGKWLSDQSYAVVHRLAVAQDIKTKGTATFIMQQVEAVAVANKVYSIKVDTNYDNLAMLRIFEKLGYSYCGEVYFRGSARKAFEKLLPVS is encoded by the coding sequence ATGAGCGATACCCCAATATTACGTCAGGCCGGAATAGCAGATATAGATAGAATCTGGACCATTTTGCAGCAGGCTATTGAATTGAGAAAGCAGGACGGAAGCCGGCAATGGCAGGATGGATATCCAAATTTAGATACAATCCGTCACGATATTGAATCCGGATATGGTCACATTTTATTTCAGGAGGATGCTATTATTGGATACGTTGCTGTAATCTTTGATGGTGAACCTGCTTATGATTCATTGGAAGGGAAATGGCTAAGTGATCAGTCTTATGCCGTTGTTCACCGTCTGGCAGTTGCACAGGATATTAAGACCAAAGGCACAGCTACATTTATCATGCAACAGGTAGAAGCTGTAGCTGTTGCAAATAAAGTATATAGCATCAAGGTGGATACTAACTACGATAATCTGGCGATGCTACGCATTTTTGAAAAACTTGGCTATAGTTATTGCGGTGAAGTATATTTTAGAGGAAGTGCCCGTAAAGCATTTGAGAAATTGTTGCCGGTAAGTTAG
- a CDS encoding thioredoxin family protein, whose amino-acid sequence MKNIRILLFAMMICSVQLGFGQTKSANEKETFEKPYHPEADAQKDIDALVVKAQKENKTIIIQAGGNWCIWCLRFNSYIHETPEIKDLLDKNVLYYHLNYSQENKNEAVFQKYAPEGGKLGYPFFIVLDKNGQVLNVHDSGSLEAGKGYDKEKVLAFFRKSITR is encoded by the coding sequence ATGAAAAATATCAGGATATTGTTGTTCGCCATGATGATTTGTAGCGTACAATTGGGATTTGGACAGACTAAGTCTGCAAATGAGAAGGAAACATTTGAGAAACCTTATCATCCGGAAGCGGATGCTCAGAAAGACATAGATGCTTTGGTTGTAAAAGCACAAAAGGAGAATAAGACTATCATCATTCAGGCAGGCGGTAACTGGTGCATCTGGTGTCTGCGCTTTAATTCCTACATTCATGAAACTCCGGAAATCAAAGATCTGCTGGACAAGAACGTATTGTATTATCACCTTAACTATTCACAGGAGAATAAAAATGAAGCAGTCTTTCAGAAATATGCTCCTGAAGGCGGAAAATTAGGCTATCCTTTTTTCATTGTGCTGGACAAGAATGGTCAGGTGTTGAATGTACATGATAGTGGAAGTCTGGAAGCCGGAAAAGGTTATGATAAGGAAAAAGTTCTGGCTTTTTTCCGGAAATCAATTACCCGGTAA
- a CDS encoding AraC family transcriptional regulator, translating into MKNDTKCGLLEQKQGEFSDTISKQAYVWYEKDWKHDDYEHTHSRAQLLYVEEGYQYVHMEQKIYLLPQNHVMWIPSSVSHRTTSEAQTVNLMTVLFHENQAEAFYKNIHVFAAPAILKEMLLYAQKWSQQTDPDPEEDAFLHALLISLPHFCREADSLQIPIPADTRLLPVCAYINMHFHEQLQIQQLSEIANLSVRTLERIFKQETGITVQKYIQLIRIIKSIELSDSGKYTLKQIAYLVGYKSAAAFSSSYLAIMKKRPGTKK; encoded by the coding sequence ATGAAAAACGACACGAAATGTGGCTTATTGGAACAAAAACAAGGCGAATTTTCTGACACCATCAGCAAGCAGGCGTATGTATGGTATGAAAAAGACTGGAAACATGATGACTATGAACATACACACAGTCGTGCGCAACTCCTTTATGTAGAAGAGGGATATCAATATGTACATATGGAACAGAAGATCTACTTATTACCACAGAATCATGTGATGTGGATTCCTTCATCTGTCAGTCATCGTACCACGTCCGAAGCACAGACTGTGAATTTAATGACAGTATTGTTCCATGAAAACCAGGCGGAAGCTTTTTATAAAAACATCCATGTATTTGCTGCACCAGCTATTCTTAAGGAAATGCTTCTGTATGCACAAAAGTGGAGTCAGCAGACGGATCCGGATCCGGAGGAGGATGCTTTTCTACATGCTCTGCTCATTAGTCTGCCTCACTTTTGCAGAGAAGCGGATAGTCTTCAGATTCCTATACCTGCTGACACACGATTACTCCCTGTCTGTGCTTATATCAATATGCACTTTCACGAACAACTACAGATTCAGCAATTAAGTGAGATCGCAAATTTATCTGTACGTACATTGGAAAGGATTTTTAAACAGGAAACAGGAATTACCGTACAGAAGTATATACAGCTGATTCGTATCATCAAAAGTATAGAATTGAGCGATTCCGGAAAATATACACTCAAGCAAATCGCTTATTTGGTAGGTTACAAAAGCGCTGCAGCCTTTAGTTCAAGTTATCTTGCGATAATGAAGAAAAGGCCGGGTACTAAAAAGTAA
- a CDS encoding Atu1372/SO_1960 family protein produces the protein MTNNIEAQEDKTKVLVLFYSDNGGTYELAKEVAKGIEKNSKAIAVIKQTAVSAHPLLKNIPVASVEELSAYDGIAFGSPVYFGNISTGMSAFLSKTVEIWQRHSLEGIPATVFMSAGSGAGRELAIQGFWNSLAVHGMIIVPSGIRGYEHIDKSTPQGNTVLGTTSLASLKNVARPSESERYLAQLQGETIAKVASAMKGAFVKKEKAPAAATAVNNNMLKDQGITLPEVPAPAGNYKPFVRSGNLVFINQVALKEGKIVHPGKIGVEIDEAQAKRATEVTMLNVLAVLNNAVDGDLNKVVRCVQLTGIFNTKDGYSKHADLMNIASDLTVKVFGERGKHARATFGASSLPVNSAVEIQAVFEIE, from the coding sequence ATGACAAATAATATAGAAGCGCAGGAAGATAAGACCAAGGTTTTGGTATTATTCTATTCTGATAACGGAGGTACATATGAATTGGCTAAAGAAGTCGCTAAGGGTATCGAAAAGAATAGTAAAGCGATTGCAGTAATCAAGCAGACTGCTGTTTCTGCTCATCCGTTGTTAAAGAATATTCCGGTAGCATCCGTGGAGGAGCTTTCCGCATATGATGGTATTGCTTTTGGCTCACCGGTTTATTTTGGTAATATCAGCACAGGTATGAGTGCGTTTCTGTCAAAGACTGTAGAAATATGGCAGCGCCACAGTCTTGAAGGTATTCCAGCCACTGTTTTTATGTCTGCAGGAAGTGGTGCAGGACGTGAGCTTGCTATTCAGGGATTTTGGAATAGTCTGGCAGTGCATGGGATGATTATTGTACCCAGTGGTATCAGAGGTTATGAACATATAGATAAATCAACTCCTCAGGGAAATACCGTGTTAGGTACGACCAGTCTCGCCTCTTTGAAGAATGTTGCAAGACCCAGCGAAAGTGAGCGTTATCTTGCTCAGTTGCAGGGAGAGACTATTGCAAAAGTGGCATCTGCTATGAAAGGAGCATTTGTTAAAAAAGAGAAAGCGCCCGCGGCAGCAACAGCAGTAAATAATAATATGTTAAAAGACCAGGGGATTACTTTGCCTGAAGTACCGGCTCCGGCGGGTAATTATAAGCCCTTCGTAAGATCGGGTAATCTGGTATTTATCAATCAGGTCGCTTTGAAAGAAGGAAAGATTGTACATCCCGGCAAAATAGGAGTAGAGATCGATGAGGCTCAGGCTAAGCGAGCTACAGAAGTGACAATGTTAAATGTATTGGCTGTCTTGAATAATGCTGTGGACGGTGATCTCAACAAAGTAGTCCGTTGTGTGCAATTGACCGGTATTTTTAATACGAAAGACGGATACAGCAAGCACGCTGACCTGATGAATATTGCTTCTGATCTTACCGTCAAAGTTTTCGGCGAAAGAGGTAAACATGCCCGTGCTACGTTTGGTGCATCCTCTTTGCCGGTCAATTCTGCTGTAGAAATACAGGCGGTATTTGAGATCGAATAA
- a CDS encoding DUF1905 domain-containing protein encodes MTIIQKGTEGSDLLVDNIYNIEKFEGKGGWHFIRLPEIAQDRNAKFGWVKVSGTIDHYEIRHYNLQAMGNGILFLPLKADIRKKINKKEGNQVHVRLFRDNSDIEIPKELKACLTDEPALYRCFMNLPEKERKSIIKRICSATKEADKINRIAQTLQDLSRIAEF; translated from the coding sequence ATGACTATAATTCAAAAAGGAACAGAAGGCTCCGATCTTCTTGTAGACAACATATATAACATAGAAAAATTTGAGGGAAAAGGCGGCTGGCATTTTATTCGTCTACCGGAAATAGCGCAAGACAGGAATGCTAAATTTGGCTGGGTCAAAGTTAGCGGAACTATTGATCATTATGAAATCCGGCATTATAATCTGCAGGCCATGGGAAATGGTATATTATTTTTACCACTTAAAGCCGATATCAGAAAAAAGATAAATAAAAAAGAGGGAAATCAGGTACATGTCCGACTGTTCCGTGATAATTCGGATATAGAAATTCCGAAAGAACTCAAAGCATGTCTTACAGATGAACCTGCTTTATACAGATGCTTTATGAATCTCCCCGAAAAAGAGAGAAAATCTATTATAAAAAGAATCTGTTCTGCTACAAAAGAAGCGGATAAAATAAACCGTATTGCTCAGACCTTACAAGATCTGAGCAGAATCGCTGAATTCTAA
- a CDS encoding putative DNA modification/repair radical SAM protein produces MSDRIKQKLEILADAAKYDVSCSSSGSNRKNTKNGLGDTGAGICHTYTEDGRCVSLLKILLTNHCIFDCAYCVSRSSNNIERAAFTVQEVVDLTINFYRRNYIEGLFLSSGIFKNADYTMERLTKIAKKLRQEHNFNGYIHLKTIPGASDELMFEAGLYADRLSVNLEIPTEQGLKLLAPEKNRADMDKPMGYLKNEIIRTKEEKKIIRSTPKFVPAGQSTQMIIGASGESDLHIMKTADHYYQHYNLKRVYYSGYVPVSNDKRLPGLGSEVPILRENRLYQTDWLLRFYGFKREDILNETHPHLDLDIDPKLGWALRHMDQFPVDINRASYEMIMRVPGIGVTSAKKIVAARRFGALRLENLQKIGVSVNKVKYFISCQGFVPLRSDKPAETIKHYILTSGKSKYEKMFNQQLTLF; encoded by the coding sequence ATGTCGGATCGAATAAAACAAAAACTGGAAATACTGGCTGATGCCGCCAAGTATGACGTAAGTTGCAGTTCCAGCGGAAGTAATCGTAAAAATACAAAAAACGGATTAGGCGATACAGGAGCAGGTATCTGTCATACCTACACGGAGGACGGCAGATGTGTCTCCTTACTGAAGATTCTCCTGACCAATCATTGTATTTTTGATTGTGCGTATTGTGTTTCCCGTAGCAGCAATAATATTGAGCGCGCAGCTTTTACGGTGCAGGAAGTGGTGGATCTGACCATCAATTTCTACAGACGTAATTATATAGAAGGGCTGTTCCTGAGTTCCGGTATTTTTAAGAATGCAGATTATACGATGGAGCGGCTTACAAAAATAGCAAAGAAACTTAGACAGGAGCACAATTTCAATGGTTACATTCACCTTAAAACAATTCCCGGTGCTTCCGATGAACTGATGTTCGAAGCAGGCTTGTATGCAGATCGTCTGAGTGTAAATCTGGAAATTCCTACGGAACAGGGGCTTAAACTTCTGGCTCCTGAAAAGAACAGGGCAGATATGGATAAGCCGATGGGCTATCTCAAAAACGAAATTATCCGTACCAAAGAAGAAAAGAAAATTATCCGGTCCACCCCCAAATTTGTTCCCGCCGGGCAGAGCACGCAGATGATTATTGGGGCATCGGGAGAATCTGATCTGCATATTATGAAGACCGCAGATCATTATTACCAGCATTATAACCTTAAGCGTGTTTATTATTCGGGTTATGTACCTGTTTCCAATGATAAAAGGCTTCCCGGATTAGGCTCTGAAGTTCCGATATTACGTGAAAACAGACTGTATCAGACAGATTGGCTGTTGAGATTTTACGGATTTAAGCGAGAGGATATTCTCAATGAAACTCATCCCCATCTGGATTTGGATATAGATCCCAAACTTGGATGGGCATTACGCCATATGGATCAGTTTCCTGTCGATATTAACAGGGCATCTTATGAAATGATTATGCGTGTGCCGGGTATAGGTGTGACGTCTGCAAAAAAAATTGTAGCTGCAAGGAGGTTTGGCGCATTGCGTCTGGAAAACCTTCAGAAAATAGGCGTGTCTGTTAATAAGGTTAAATATTTTATCAGCTGTCAGGGATTTGTGCCTTTACGGTCGGATAAGCCAGCTGAAACAATCAAGCACTATATTCTGACCTCCGGCAAATCCAAATATGAAAAAATGTTCAATCAACAATTGACCTTGTTTTAG
- a CDS encoding TIGR03915 family putative DNA repair protein: MMIIAYDGSWYGLMTLIFEVYEYRMDVHAISRNNETTQQHLFGEKHLVYTDSNKAERVLKGIVLKAGKDVVQELYCAYLSEQNDIELLILRLVQYYLGSKVKVSANYGHEDVLKLKQITKSVSRERHRFKAFVRFRQMEDGLYMARIEPDFNILPLISSHFKNRYADQLWLIYDVKRDYGIYYDKSEVTEVHFDFIPSDQNVMDKAHENELLYDDLWKRYFQSVNIKERKNMKLHIQHVPKRYWKYLNEKSLALG; encoded by the coding sequence ATGATGATCATCGCATATGACGGGAGTTGGTATGGATTAATGACATTAATCTTTGAGGTGTATGAATACCGGATGGATGTTCATGCCATCAGTAGAAACAATGAAACAACTCAGCAACATTTATTTGGGGAGAAACATCTGGTCTATACGGACAGTAATAAAGCAGAGAGGGTGCTCAAAGGAATTGTTCTTAAAGCAGGGAAGGATGTTGTGCAGGAACTTTACTGCGCTTACCTTTCCGAACAAAATGATATAGAATTACTGATCCTCCGTCTGGTTCAGTATTATCTGGGATCAAAGGTAAAGGTATCCGCTAATTATGGACATGAAGATGTGTTGAAACTCAAGCAAATTACGAAGTCAGTATCCCGCGAACGTCACCGGTTTAAAGCTTTTGTGCGGTTCAGACAAATGGAGGATGGACTATATATGGCCAGAATAGAACCTGATTTCAATATTTTACCACTAATCAGTTCGCATTTTAAAAACAGATATGCGGATCAGTTGTGGCTTATTTATGATGTGAAACGAGATTATGGAATCTACTATGACAAGTCAGAAGTGACAGAAGTTCATTTCGATTTCATTCCTTCAGATCAAAATGTAATGGATAAGGCACATGAAAATGAACTATTGTATGACGATTTGTGGAAGAGATATTTTCAGAGTGTAAATATTAAGGAACGGAAGAATATGAAACTCCATATACAACATGTACCCAAACGATATTGGAAATATCTTAATGAAAAATCGCTAGCTTTGGGGTGA
- a CDS encoding DUF3995 domain-containing protein: MIIFDIIPAYVNAFIFVFLAVLHVYWVLGGEWGIAGTIPTDSNGRRIFVPRKGGTLFVALGLFLFAGVNLMYIGFLQLNIEESLLRYAIIVVGAIFLLRAIGDFRYVGITKRFTQTTFAVRDKWIYTPLCLLLVLGHILLLL; encoded by the coding sequence ATGATAATATTTGACATTATACCTGCATATGTGAATGCATTTATTTTTGTTTTTCTAGCCGTTCTGCATGTATACTGGGTTTTAGGCGGAGAATGGGGAATCGCGGGCACGATACCAACAGATAGTAACGGAAGACGCATCTTTGTGCCACGGAAAGGCGGTACCTTATTCGTTGCTTTAGGACTTTTTCTGTTTGCGGGAGTTAATCTGATGTATATTGGTTTTCTTCAGTTGAACATTGAGGAATCTTTATTACGCTATGCAATTATTGTTGTTGGTGCTATCTTTTTGCTACGTGCTATTGGTGACTTCAGATATGTGGGGATTACCAAACGATTTACGCAAACTACTTTTGCTGTCAGAGATAAATGGATCTATACTCCTTTATGCTTGTTACTGGTTCTGGGACATATATTGCTGTTGCTGTGA
- a CDS encoding GNAT family N-acetyltransferase has protein sequence MESQAIRIEQVVAPRTWNIRQRILYPDGSLKDVQIDDDFEGTHFAAYLGDEIVGVISVFRYEDLFQFRKFAVLKNHQHKGIGSQLLLAVFEFCRRYDAKAIWCNSRLDAMAFYEKFGMQKTGDTFTKNNIRYVRMELIL, from the coding sequence ATGGAAAGTCAAGCTATACGAATTGAACAGGTAGTCGCTCCGCGTACCTGGAATATTCGGCAACGTATTCTTTATCCTGATGGATCATTGAAAGATGTACAGATTGATGATGATTTTGAAGGAACTCATTTTGCGGCCTATTTAGGTGACGAAATTGTTGGAGTAATTTCTGTTTTTCGTTATGAAGACTTGTTTCAGTTCAGGAAATTTGCAGTTTTAAAAAATCATCAGCACAAAGGCATAGGGAGTCAGTTGTTGCTTGCCGTTTTTGAATTTTGTCGTCGTTATGATGCAAAAGCGATCTGGTGCAACTCCCGTCTTGATGCAATGGCCTTTTATGAAAAGTTTGGTATGCAAAAAACTGGGGATACTTTTACCAAAAACAATATTCGCTATGTCCGAATGGAATTGATACTTTGA